The region TGTAGACAAAGACCACGTTTGCAGGGGTGATGAATCCCTGGTCCTGCCAGCCTTGGAGCAACAGGGAGCGGTCCACGCTGCGCAGCCACAGCACTGGGTCAGTGGGTGACAGGTGTTTCAGCCGGTAACAACGCCGGCACAGAAACTCTCCAAGGCAGCGCAGCAGCTCACTGGTGGAGGCTTGGACAATCACTCTTTTAGGGGTCCCGGGGGCCACATTGGAGTTAGTCAGAGGGGCCTTCTTGACGGACGATACTGTGTTGTTGGAGCTCTTGGTGAGAGCTGGAGTGCTCTGATCCTGGGCGAAGGTGGACAGGTTGGCACATGACTGCGACTTCTTCAGGTTTTCATTGTTCAGGTGGGTGACATTGTTCTGGTAGTTGCCGTTGGGCTGTACCTTCTTGGAGCCTTTCTTTTTAGCTGACACTGCTACAATCCGCTTCCACGGGAGCACATTGATGAGTGAGTGGCGCTTCAGGTTCTTGTCTTTGGCATTCTTGCTGTTCTGGACAGCTGTGTAGTGGCCCACAGTGGCCGGTCCATCCTCAAAGAGAGCCGCCTTTCGGTAGCTAGGTGACAAAGACAGCACGGTTCCCATGGTGACTGTGGGGAGGCGTCCAGGGGCTTTAGCCGCACTGGGTCAGAAG is a window of Siniperca chuatsi isolate FFG_IHB_CAS linkage group LG20, ASM2008510v1, whole genome shotgun sequence DNA encoding:
- the cdk5r1b gene encoding cyclin-dependent kinase 5 activator 1b; translated protein: MGTVLSLSPSYRKAALFEDGPATVGHYTAVQNSKNAKDKNLKRHSLINVLPWKRIVAVSAKKKGSKKVQPNGNYQNNVTHLNNENLKKSQSCANLSTFAQDQSTPALTKSSNNTVSSVKKAPLTNSNVAPGTPKRVIVQASTSELLRCLGEFLCRRCYRLKHLSPTDPVLWLRSVDRSLLLQGWQDQGFITPANVVFVYMLCRDVVSSEVATEHELQAVLLTCLYLSYSYMGNEISYPLKPFLVESSKETFWDRCLSIINLMSAKMLQINSDPHYFTQVFADLKNESQKEEERSRLLIGLDR